In candidate division KSB1 bacterium, the genomic stretch TCGGCGATCTCCTCCAGGGGGTTAAGGACCCCTGTGCTGGTCTCGTTGTGCACCAGCGTGACGGCTTCGTAGCCGCCGTTGGCCAGCCTCTTCCGAACCGCATCCGGATCCACGGGCTTCCCTTCCGGGAAAGCAAGCAGCTCTGCCTCCTTCCCATTGGCGAGGGCGATTTCGTACCAACGCTTGCCGAAAGCGCCGCAGCTTGTGCACAGGACCCGGCGTGCGACGAGATTCCGGATCGCCCCCTCCATGAGCCCGGTGGCCGAGCTCGTGGAGAGAAGCACCACCTGTTTGGTCTGCAGGAGTTGCCGCAAGAGATCGCTTACTTCGAGGATGAGCTCTCTGGCCTCCTCGGTTCGATGTCCGATCGGGGGTTGGGCCATCGCCTGCAGAACATCGGATCTGACCTCTGTGGGCCCTGGAATGAAAAGCTTCAGCCGGTGCATGGCTCCCATGGGTCTCTGTATTCTCCTGGTTGCCGAGCGGTTCAGGGATCGGACTATCGGAGGCTACTGGGAAGGGTAGGGCTCTCACGTGCGGTCAGGGACCGCTGGAGGGAACGAAGGATGGCCCGCGCGGTCTCGCGGAACTGCACATAGCCATCGAGGATGAGCGACAAGCCCTTCCGGTACAGGTCCTCGTAGGCGGTACCCGAGACCATCGCCCAGCCGCGCGGACCAAGGGCGAGGACAAACACCGGCGATAGGCTCTCACAGCGGACGTAGACATCGGCCTCCGCGGCGACCACGGTTCGCTGGACCACCCCGCCGTAGCCCACAAACAAGTCGACGGCGCTCTTGGCGGCCAAGTCGCTGGCGCCATCGCCGATTAACATGGCGCCGCCTGGAAGCTTGCCCAGGCGCTCGATAGCCACCCTCTTCCCGTTGGTGCGGATCATGGGCGAGGTCCCATCCAGGGCCAAGTACCGCTCTTCCGGATTGGGTCGATACTGGTAGCGATGGTATTTGTACCAGTCGCCTTGGAGTTCGTCGAAGGCCACGTCCACCCCAAGGACGTTGCGGATGGGGATCCTCAAGCACGCGGCCAATTTCTGCAGGGCCACCAGAAAGCCGCCGCTCACCACGTACACCTCGCGGCCATAGGATTGCAGAGCGGCCACGACGGCCGCGGCGTCCTCCACCAGATTCTGGGCGTAGAGCGTGCCG encodes the following:
- a CDS encoding HAD-IB family phosphatase; this translates as MIWRSFQHIFFDCDSTLTRIEGIDELGAMLGKGQEIRFLTQQAMEGKVPLDAVFQKRLELLRPTRGQIERIGTLYAQNLVEDAAAVVAALQSYGREVYVVSGGFLVALQKLAACLRIPIRNVLGVDVAFDELQGDWYKYHRYQYRPNPEERYLALDGTSPMIRTNGKRVAIERLGKLPGGAMLIGDGASDLAAKSAVDLFVGYGGVVQRTVVAAEADVYVRCESLSPVFVLALGPRGWAMVSGTAYEDLYRKGLSLILDGYVQFRETARAILRSLQRSLTARESPTLPSSLR